The genomic window CTCAGCGCCGAATCGCACGACAACGCCGACTCCGACGGTGAGGACGCCGACGGGTTCGCCGCGAAACTGACGGTCGGCGCCGGAAACGTGTTCCGGTACGCGGTGTCACACAACAACATCGACGACGGCTGGGACCTCTACACCAAGACCGACACCGGCGCGATCGGTGTCGTCACGATCGAGGACTCCCTCGCCTACAACAACGGCACTCTCAGCGACGGCTCGCAGGCCGGCAACGGCGACCGCAACGGCTTCAAGCTGGGCGGTGAGGACATCGCCGTCAACCACATCGTGCGCCGGACGATCGCCTTCAAGAACGGCAAACACGGGTTCACCTACAACAGCAACCCCGGCACTCTCGCCGTCTCCAACAACCTGAGCATCGACAACACCGAGCGCAACTTCAACTTCGACGCCGGTACGTCGGTGTTCCGCAACAACACGTCCTGCCGCTTCACCAGTGGCACCAACGACCGGATCATCGGTGACTCGGACGCCACCAACCAGTTCTGGTCCGGCACCAACGGTTCCCGCTGCGCGAACTTCAGCGGTGCCCTGGCCTGGTCGTTCGCCGCCGACGGCAAGCTCGCCGTCACCCTCGGCGGCCGGGCGGTCAGCCTCTAGAACGGTCCTGTGGGGGGCCTCGGTCGCCCGCTCGCCTTCGGTGGCGGGCGGGCGACCGCTATGTTTCCTTGAAGATCGTTTTCAAGGGGGCGGGTATGACCGAGCGCGAGATTCTGACCTGGGACACCTACGGCCGGGCGGGCCGCGAACTGGCCCAGACCGTGGCCGACGACGGTTACCGCCCCGACCTGATCCTGGCGATCGCCCGCGGCGGCCTGTTCCTGGCCGGTTCCCTCGGCTACGCCCTGGCCGTCAAGAACATCCACCTGATCAACGTCGAGTTCTACACCGGTGTCGACGCCCGCCTGGCTTCACCGGTGATGCTGCCGCCGGTCCCCGTGGTCGCCGATCTGTCCGGCGCCACCGTCCTGATCGTCGACGACGTGGCCGACACCGGCGGCACCTTGCAGCTGGTCCAGGACTTCTGCACACCCCACGTGCTGTCGTCCCGCACGGCGGTCATCTACGAGAAGCCCCAGTCCGCCATCAAATGCGACTACGTCTGGTCCCACACCGACCGATGGATCGACTTCCCCTGGTCCAACCAGCCCTCGGTCACCCTCGCACGGCCTGACACCCGGTAACCTCCGGATGCGCCAGGCAGGTGGTCCAGCGCCGGGAACTCCGCTTCCGGCAGGTCCGTCACCGCGGCGGCGAACCTGCCGGGCTGGGATCAGCCGACCGTGACGGTCGCCGTGCCGTAGTAGACGCGGTGGTCGGAGCAGGCTCCGCCACAGGCCTGGGAGATCGCGAGCGAATCGCCGAACCGGCTGTTGTTGGCGAAGCGGCTCTCCGGGATGAAGATCATGTCGATCTTCGAGCCGAGACCGCACTTGCCGTTGTCGGTCTTGTTCGTGGTGCCCTCGCCGTAACCGAGACAGACCGGGTCGGTGTCGTCGAGTTCGCGGAAACGGCCCCAGTTGCCGGGGTTGATCGTGGTGTTCGCGGACGCCGCGTACCAGGAGTTGAGCCGGTCGTAGTGCGGCTCGGTGTTGAAGTCACCGGCGATGATCACCGTGTCACCGGCGTCGTCCCAGGCCTCCAACTGGGCGCGGACCTCGTTGAGCTGGGTGTTGACCATGCTGTACGGGGTGAGGTGCGTCGCGCAGAACCGCAGCCGGGTGCTGTCGACCGGGGCACAGAGCAGGCTGCGGACCTCACCGTTGTCCTGTGGGTCGACGGTGAGCGAGATCCGGTCGGCGGTGCCCAGCGGACGGCGGCTGAAAATCGCGTTGCCGAACCCGCCGCACACGTTCAGGGCGGATTCGAAACGGGAGTAGTTGGAGGTCAGCGGCCAGCCGGCGGCAGCCAGGCGAGCCTGGACCTCCTTGTACTGATCCCAGCAGATCTCGTTGAGGGCCACCAGGTCGGCGTCCCGGTTGAGGATCGAGGCGACCAACCCGTCAACCATGCCGTTGGTGGTCGAGCCGTCGTTCATGACGTAGCCGGAGACGTTCCACTGCCAGACGGTGACTGTCTGGTTGGTGGCCGCTGACGCCGGTATCGCCATGGCCATCGGTGTGATGACGATGGCGATCGCCGCCACAAGAAGACTCCTGATACGTAACCGCACTGCTACCTCCCGTTAAGTTTGATCGAGCGGCAGTGTACTCAATGGATGGGAATTCGTGGATACCCGACTGTAACAGTGCTTACATAAGCACTGTTACAGTCGGCTCGTGACTGACGAGTGGCTGGCTGATCCGACTGAGGAGAGCGTGTGGCGGCCGTGGCGGCTGCTGCAGGCTCGGATGGACGCCGAGATCGCGCGGGTCTACGCCGACGTGCGGATCGAAGGGCTCAAGCCGACCTGGGTGATGGAGCTGATCCGGCTGCACGTGCACGGGCCGATGACTATCACCGAGCTGGCCGAGTCGGTGCAGATCACGCACTCGGGCATGAGTCAGAAGGTGGCGGCGCTCAAAGCGGCCGGCTGGGTTCGTACCGTCGCCGGTCCTGATGCCCGTAGCAAACGTGTCGAGATCACCGATCAGGCACGGGCGGTCGTGGGGCGGCTCGCCGCCGAGTGGCGGGCCACTGAGGCGTCGATCGCCGAGATCGAGGCGGAGATCCCCTACCCGCTGAGCCGGGTCGTCGTCGACATCGAGGCGGCGCTGCACCGTAAGAGCCTGCACGCCCGGATCACCGAACGACTCGCCGAGGACCCCGCATGGCTCACCGACGGCCCCGCGTAGCAATGAACCGGGCGCTGATCGACATCGGACCGTTGCGGGCGTCGCCGGACTTCCGGCGGCTCTGGTTCGGGCAGTTGCTGTCGGGGCTGGGCGGGCAGATGGCCGTCGTGGCGGTGCTCTACCAGGTGTGGGACAGCACCCGCAGCACGATCTGGACCGGGGCCGCCGGGCTCGCGCAGGCGCTGCCGATCATCGTTTTCGGACTGTTCGCCGGGGCGCTCGTGGATCGGGTGGACCGGCGGCGGTTCTATCTCGTCGCCAAGGCCGGGCAGGCGGTCTGTGCGGTACTGCTGACCGTGCAGGCGTTCGCCGGTGGGCCGCCGCTGCTGGTACTGGCCCTGGTCGCGATCCAGTCCTGCTTTGTCGCCGGGGGCGGTCCGGCGGCGCGCACATTCCTGTCCCGGCTGCTGCCTGCCGACCGACTGGCGGCCGGGCTGGCGCTGAACCGGATCTCGTTCCAGGGTTCGATGCTGCTCGGCCCGGCCCTCGGCGGCCTGATCATCGCCGAGTTCGGGACCGGCGGCGGTTTCCTGATCCACGCGGTCACGTTCGCGGTGGCGTTGTGGGTGGCCGTACGGCTGCCACCGATGCCGGCGTCACCACAGCCGGGTCTGCGCGGCGTCACCGCCGGGCTGCGGTTCATCAAGACCAATGCGCCGGTACGCGGGGCACTCCTCACCGACCTGGCGGCCACCGTACTGGCCATGCCGATCAGCCTGTTCCCGCTCGTGAACGCCGAACGTTTCGGCGACGACCCGCGCACCCTGGGCCTGTTCCTCACCGCGATCGCGGTCGGCGGGGTGATCGCGTCGGCGCTGTCCGGCACTTTCACCCGGCTCAGCCCCGGCCCGGTGATGTTCGCCGGTTCGCTGACCTGGGGTGTGTCGCTGGCCCTGTTCGGCCTGACCCCGAACGCGTGGGCCGCCCTGGCCCTGCTCGCGGTAGCCGGGGCCGCCGACACGGTAGCGGTGGTGTCCCGGTCGACGGTGATCCAGACGCACACGCCCGACTCGTTCCTGGGCCGGGCGGCCGCCGCCGAACAGATCGTCGGCCAGGCCGGCCCCGACGTCGGCAACATGCGCGGCGGCCTGGTCGCGGCCGGTTCCTCAACCACACTCGCCCTGGTCAGCGGGGGCCTGCTGTGCGTAGCAGCGGTCGCGGCGATAGCCGCCCGCACCCCGGAACTACGCCACCGGGCCGCCGCCTGATTGCGGGGCGCCGGGCCGGGAGTGCCGGGCCGACGCCGGGGAACGACCGATAGGCTCGGGCCGGTGCGGATACCCACCGATGCCGAGATTCGGGCGCTTCACGAGCGCTACGCCCCTTCGCCGGAAGCGTTCGAGCTGGTGTGGACGCACTGCGTGATCGTCGCCCGGATCGCTGACTCGTTCGGGCGGAACAGGCTCGGGCCGGGCGATCTCGACATGGCGCTGGTCCGGGCCGGGTGCCTGCTGCACGACATCGGGGTCTATCGGCTCGAACCGGCGGAACATTACGTGCGGCACGGGCTGCTCGGTGACGAACTCCTCGGTGCGGCGGGGCTACCCGAGACGCTGCGGCGGTTCTGCTCGCATCACACCGGCGTCGGCATCACCCGCGACGACGTGCGGGAGCAGCAGCTTCCGTTGCCGGACTGCGACTTCGTGCCGGAGACGGCCGAAGAGGAACTGGTCATGTACGCCGACAAGTTCCACAGCAAGAGCACCCCGCCCCGGTTCCTGACCGCCGCCACCTTCTCCGAACGGATCGCCCGCTTCGGGCCGGGCAAGGCGAAACGCTTCGCCGCCCTGGTCGACCGTTTCGGCGAGCCGGACCTGACCACACTCGCCGCCGAATTCGGTCACCGCATCACCTGAGCGATCGCGGGCCATCGCATTCGGCCCGGCGGTCGCGGGGCGGCCTCAACCCCGTCGTGACCTCGCGCGGTGGATACAGGACGGGCCGCTGCGGTTTGCCCGGCCCCTGGGGCGTACCGGCAAAAGGTTCTGAATGGTGTTGAACCGCCGGGACGGCTGACCTCGATGGTCACGCTTCAGCGGACAATCGGTCACGTAAGGATTACCGAGGGCACCGGCGCGGGGTGGGCGTGGTCTCACCGGTATGCGTAACTCACGGGAGATGAAGCGCCTGACCGTGGCGCTCGCGATAGTGCTCACGATCGGCGGGTGCAGCGAACCCGGTCAGTCGTCCCAGGAATCGGCGGCTGTCGCGCCTGCCGGTGCCCTGACCGGGACGGCGGCTCCGGCACCGGAGACGGATCCGGCCGAGAGCCCACAGTCGACGTTCGCGATGGACGTGGACACGGCCTCCTACGACTACGCCCGGAACCTCATCGGGCAGGGCAGCCTTCCGGCGCCGGAGACGGTCCGGCCGGAAGAGTTCATCAACGCGTTCCGGCATCCTTATCCGCAGCCGGTCGCCGACGGGTTCAGCATCACCATGGACGGCGCACGCCTGCCGGACAGCCACCGCGCCACCCCCGACGGCGACGTTCGACTGCTGCGGGTCGGTCTGCAGACCCGCGCGGACGACGTGTCGGTCAGGCCGGACGCCCAGCTCACGTTTGTCCTCGACATCTCCGGGTCGATGGCTGATCCCGGCAAACTGGACGTGGTCAAGGACGCGCTGCGTGCCTACGCCGAGCAGGCCCGGCCCACCGACGAAGTCGCCATCGTGACGTTCAGCGACGAGGCTGAGGTGCTTCGTGAGATGTCGCCGGTTCGGGACCGGGGCGGGCTGATCGAGGCGGTCGACCGGCTGAAGACCGAAGGCGGCACCGACCTCGGACAAGGGCTCACCCGTGGGTACGAGGTGGCCCGCGCCAGTTTCCGCGAAGGCGCCACGAACCGGGTGGTGCTGGTCTCCGACGCCCTCGCCAACATCGGGAACACCGGCTCGTCGGCGATCCTCGCTCAGGTCCGGGAAGCCGCCGCCAAACAGATCACGCTGCTCGGCGTGGGTGTCGGCAACGACTACGGCGACCGGCTGATGGAGGAACTGGCCGACAACGGCGACGGTTTCACGGTCTACATCTCCGGAACGACCGACGCGCGTGAGGTGTTCGTGCACCAACTGCCGGCGGCGCTGCCGGTTCGCGCGCTGGACGCGAAGACACAGGTCACGTTCGATCCGGCCACGGTCGCCGGGTACCGGCTGGTGGGCTACGACAACCGGCGGCTGGACGCGAGCGACTTCCGCGACGACAGTGTGGACGGCGGCGAGGTGATGGCGGGGCACAGTGTCACCGCGCTCTACCTGGTGCGGCTGCGGCCCGGCGCGAACGGCCCGGTCGCACACACCCAGTTGCGCTGGCAGGATCCGGGTGACCGGACGCCGCAGGAAGCCGGCGCGGACGTCACCACCGCGAGCCTGAGCGGCACTTTCGAGGATGCGGTGGCTGGTCTTCAGGTCACCTATGTGGCGGCCTGGTTCGCCGAACAGCTCCGGCACGGCGACCAGGCCGGCGCGATCAGCCGCCCGGCACTGCTCACCCTCGCCGACACGACTGCCGCCCGCGCCGACGACCCGGCCGTGACCGAACTGGCCGCACTCATCCGCCGCAGCGGGGAGTAGACCCGATGCCGGGCGGACGGGCCGATTCCCCGGCCCGTCCGCCCGGCCCGGCGGTAAATGGTCATCGAACTCTCCGGTCGTCGTGGCAGCATTCTCGGGCATGACTCACCAGCAGACTTCGATTCCGGCAGGACGAGGCCGACTGTCACTTCACGAGTTTCTCGGCCCGGTTCCGGCGAAGGTCGACCTTGCCGTCGAGTGTCTGGAGCGGGTTGATTGTGGTCGGTATGTACGCGAGAAGGTCCAGTACTCCGTCGGCCCGGACGAGCGTGTCTCGGCGTACGTCTGTGTTCCCCACGATCTCACCGGTGCAGCCCCGGCGGTGTTCTGTCATCACCAGCACGCCAGCCGCTTCGATCTCGGGAAGAGTGAGGTCGTCGGATTAGCCGGCGATCCGGACCAGGCGTACGCGCAGGAGTTGGCAGAGCGCGGTTTCGTCACCATCGCGCCGGACGCGATCGGGTTCGAGGAACGCAACTGGAGTCCGGACGGGGCTTCCAACATCAGCTGGTTCGAGTTGTCCACCCGCCTGGTCCGAGGACGGACACTGCTCGCGTCCTGCCTGCACGAGATCTCGACGGCCCTGGACTACCTGACGTCGCGCCCGGACGTCGACGGGAGTCGCATCGGGTTCCTCGGCCATTCCTACGGCGGCCGGATGGCCCTGTGGGCACCGGCCTACGACCGCCGCATCGCCGCCTCGGTCTCGCACTGCGGCTGCATCCCGTTTCGGCGCTCGTACTCGCACGACACCGGCATCCAAGCCGAGTTCGTACTCCCCGGATTCGCCGCACGGTACGACCTCGAGGACGTCATCGCCTGTTTCGATCAGACGGCTCTGCTCATCTCCGCCGGAACGACCGACAAATGGAGCCGCGGCGCTGAGGACCTCTTCGCCGCCGTGGGGCGAACGCTCGGCAACCGCGTCGAACTGGCCCGATACGACGCCGGGCATGTCTTCACCGAAGCAATGCGAGAGCGGGCGTACCAGTTCCTGAAGGATCGCCTCTGAGCCGCAGGGCCGCAGGGAGCAAGACCATCGCATTCGGCCCGGCGCTCGCGGGGTGGCCTCAGCCCTGTCGCCACCTCGCGGGGTGGCGACAGGGCGGGCTGTTGCGGTTGACCGGCCCCTGGGGCGTACCAGAAATCATCTCTGCCCGTAGAAGTCGGGGGGTGTGAGCGGGTCGTTGTCGGCGATGTTCTGGGCTATCTCGGTCGCACTCGGGTTGAGGGCGGCCATGACCGCGGTGACGCCGATCGCGGCCAGTACCGCGGCTATCACCGC from Actinoplanes derwentensis includes these protein-coding regions:
- a CDS encoding vWA domain-containing protein, with the protein product MRNSREMKRLTVALAIVLTIGGCSEPGQSSQESAAVAPAGALTGTAAPAPETDPAESPQSTFAMDVDTASYDYARNLIGQGSLPAPETVRPEEFINAFRHPYPQPVADGFSITMDGARLPDSHRATPDGDVRLLRVGLQTRADDVSVRPDAQLTFVLDISGSMADPGKLDVVKDALRAYAEQARPTDEVAIVTFSDEAEVLREMSPVRDRGGLIEAVDRLKTEGGTDLGQGLTRGYEVARASFREGATNRVVLVSDALANIGNTGSSAILAQVREAAAKQITLLGVGVGNDYGDRLMEELADNGDGFTVYISGTTDAREVFVHQLPAALPVRALDAKTQVTFDPATVAGYRLVGYDNRRLDASDFRDDSVDGGEVMAGHSVTALYLVRLRPGANGPVAHTQLRWQDPGDRTPQEAGADVTTASLSGTFEDAVAGLQVTYVAAWFAEQLRHGDQAGAISRPALLTLADTTAARADDPAVTELAALIRRSGE
- a CDS encoding MarR family winged helix-turn-helix transcriptional regulator — translated: MTDEWLADPTEESVWRPWRLLQARMDAEIARVYADVRIEGLKPTWVMELIRLHVHGPMTITELAESVQITHSGMSQKVAALKAAGWVRTVAGPDARSKRVEITDQARAVVGRLAAEWRATEASIAEIEAEIPYPLSRVVVDIEAALHRKSLHARITERLAEDPAWLTDGPA
- a CDS encoding alpha/beta hydrolase family protein; the encoded protein is MTHQQTSIPAGRGRLSLHEFLGPVPAKVDLAVECLERVDCGRYVREKVQYSVGPDERVSAYVCVPHDLTGAAPAVFCHHQHASRFDLGKSEVVGLAGDPDQAYAQELAERGFVTIAPDAIGFEERNWSPDGASNISWFELSTRLVRGRTLLASCLHEISTALDYLTSRPDVDGSRIGFLGHSYGGRMALWAPAYDRRIAASVSHCGCIPFRRSYSHDTGIQAEFVLPGFAARYDLEDVIACFDQTALLISAGTTDKWSRGAEDLFAAVGRTLGNRVELARYDAGHVFTEAMRERAYQFLKDRL
- a CDS encoding HD domain-containing protein; the encoded protein is MRIPTDAEIRALHERYAPSPEAFELVWTHCVIVARIADSFGRNRLGPGDLDMALVRAGCLLHDIGVYRLEPAEHYVRHGLLGDELLGAAGLPETLRRFCSHHTGVGITRDDVREQQLPLPDCDFVPETAEEELVMYADKFHSKSTPPRFLTAATFSERIARFGPGKAKRFAALVDRFGEPDLTTLAAEFGHRIT
- a CDS encoding MFS transporter; this encodes MAHRRPRVAMNRALIDIGPLRASPDFRRLWFGQLLSGLGGQMAVVAVLYQVWDSTRSTIWTGAAGLAQALPIIVFGLFAGALVDRVDRRRFYLVAKAGQAVCAVLLTVQAFAGGPPLLVLALVAIQSCFVAGGGPAARTFLSRLLPADRLAAGLALNRISFQGSMLLGPALGGLIIAEFGTGGGFLIHAVTFAVALWVAVRLPPMPASPQPGLRGVTAGLRFIKTNAPVRGALLTDLAATVLAMPISLFPLVNAERFGDDPRTLGLFLTAIAVGGVIASALSGTFTRLSPGPVMFAGSLTWGVSLALFGLTPNAWAALALLAVAGAADTVAVVSRSTVIQTHTPDSFLGRAAAAEQIVGQAGPDVGNMRGGLVAAGSSTTLALVSGGLLCVAAVAAIAARTPELRHRAAA
- a CDS encoding endonuclease/exonuclease/phosphatase family protein, which gives rise to MAAIAIVITPMAMAIPASAATNQTVTVWQWNVSGYVMNDGSTTNGMVDGLVASILNRDADLVALNEICWDQYKEVQARLAAAGWPLTSNYSRFESALNVCGGFGNAIFSRRPLGTADRISLTVDPQDNGEVRSLLCAPVDSTRLRFCATHLTPYSMVNTQLNEVRAQLEAWDDAGDTVIIAGDFNTEPHYDRLNSWYAASANTTINPGNWGRFRELDDTDPVCLGYGEGTTNKTDNGKCGLGSKIDMIFIPESRFANNSRFGDSLAISQACGGACSDHRVYYGTATVTVG
- a CDS encoding phosphoribosyltransferase — its product is MTEREILTWDTYGRAGRELAQTVADDGYRPDLILAIARGGLFLAGSLGYALAVKNIHLINVEFYTGVDARLASPVMLPPVPVVADLSGATVLIVDDVADTGGTLQLVQDFCTPHVLSSRTAVIYEKPQSAIKCDYVWSHTDRWIDFPWSNQPSVTLARPDTR